DNA from Onychomys torridus chromosome 1, mOncTor1.1, whole genome shotgun sequence:
tttggcctatggcaaggcaggggGAGGTGCCAGcaagccgcccaaggagcaacatgtaataggacacaggtaatgccatggaacatgtgcaatacatagattaatagttatgggctaatttaagatatagagctagctagcaaaaggttTGAGCCAtagccatgcagttataattaatataagcctctatgtgattattttataaaaggctgtagGACTGTGGGtaagagacttgtcctgactgtgggacacagaaaattTCCAACTACAGATAGGAGTGGTACTCATCTTggtgtttcttctttctgtatcGTGACCTTCTGTTTCTCTGTACTCAACCTCCCTGTCACTCCTTCTGTGGATTTCCAAACTCTTTCTGTCCATCTTTGGAAGAGTCTGCTTTTTCTTATCCTAAAACTTCTTCACTGGGTCATAGAAAGCAATATATAGGCCACCATCttacctggaagtctgtatagactaCCTTTATTCCTTCAGTACGCTTGGAAGGTAAATTACAGTGATCAAAGTTCTATGTCAAACTAATTCCTATATTGCTCGCATAACTGGTTTGCTAGAAATGAAGAAATTCTGAAGAGACACTTGTGTCTGTTAGCCTGACTAGCAAACTACTGAAACTATGGATCCCAAAGTAATGGGGATTTCCCTAGGACTCTCACGCTATGAGAAGAAAAGGACACCACCCAGAGGGGGATCCTGTGTCCCAAAAAGAGATCTCACATCGTTCCAACAACCTTTCAGGCCACCTTACTGGATAAGACTGAAGCCCAGGTAACTGTGAGTCACTGGTGTGTGGGGCACACCTTGACCAGGATTGCTTGAATCTACACACCTTTGGCCCTCTATTTAAACTTTGTTCTCTCACTTCAGGACTTCAAAGGTTGGCTTGggggctttgctggatcttttTGTTCCTCTTCTCAATGTGGCCACAtgaataaatctcccttttctgCTTTCCACTTTTAATTTGGCTTTGTTAATTAGCTTAGAGGCGTGGACAGACCTGACTTGGAGCACAAGTTGTGACCCCCAAGTTTGATAATACTTGGAATTCATTCAACTTGATCATAATGCATTATCTTTTAGTATACTATTAGGTTCACTTCAATAATTTGTTGTATATAAATTTTTGTATCTACCTCTCTAAGGATGTACCTCTCTCTATGAAACTGGCTTGTAGTCTTCACTATTGAGGTTGTGTTAACTCATACATGAGGTTGAaggatattctttattttttatagaatATAAGATATTTTGTGGGAAGCAAATGGTTGATCTTTGAATTTTTGGAAAAACTTCAAGAAAACATCTGGGCCAGCCAGGTATTTCATTTTTGGTTGGAGTTTTAACACCCAGCTTTAAAATACTAAGCTGAACAGTCTAcaccactggttctcaaccttcctaattccaTCTGTGACcgtttaacacagttcctcatggtgacccccaaccataaaattattttgttgctacttcataactgtaattttgctactgttataaattgtaatgtaaatatctgatatgcaggctatctgatataCAACCTCTGGGAAGAGGTTGGTCTACCCCCAAAAGGGTCActacccacatgttgagaacagCTATTCTATAGGCCTCTTCAGACTTCCCTATTTCTTCCTGAGATGATTTTGATGCAGTACACTTTCTTAGAAATTTGTCTTAAGTTTTCATGTACATTATAATAAATTTTTTCATAATCTACTTTTCTCTGTATTAACtataattattaaattttcattgtgtttatatttttgttctctCATTTGAATCTTTATGCATCCTGACAAAGGATTTGCCCTttggttgttttgtgtgtgaactCATATTTGTTGGAAATTTCTTGAGGCACAGGTTCATGTATAGAGCTTGTGTGTGAGCCTGCATGGAGCACCTGTGGTCAGTACAACCGGGAAGTAGTTCTTAATAAGCTCTTGGCTTGATGTAGATGAAAATACCatcatgaaacccattactttgcaTCCTAActtaaaaaggaagggagggagggagaaagagagtgagaaatggggaagggaggaaaagagagaaagggggaggggagagagagagagagagaaagggaaggagagagtaaCAGGGGCTGCAAGGCAGCCTGGAGTGTAgatggagtttttctgtgtctcagcagctgctcccaaatagcCACAAAGAggcttaaaattaattataaatgctcagccaatagctcaggcttgttactagctaactcttgcattttaaattaacccatatttcttatctaccctctgccatgtggctgtaccttctttcaacacagcacattcatcttgtttctctctgcatctcttgTGACTCTcaagactctgcccttcttcttcccagtgtcctctgtgtctggctgtcccaccTCATGCCTAGCTACCATCTAGTCAGCTCTTATATTAAAAATCAGAAGgctccttggcaaagacacatcttcacagtatacaaaaagattattccataacactgGAGTTCTAGGTTTGAAATATCACATCCATCAAGGTCTAATTTCAAATCCTTAACCATCCAAGTTGTACAAATGATTCTAGTTCTTGTCAGGAGGAACAGTAAAATCACATTTATCATAGAGAAAATtgaagaatttattattttttgtttcctgtaATCTAGCATATTATACTCATGTGTGCCCTGGACTGAATTAATCACGTTACCCAGAATTTCAGGAAATGAAGTGTTCTGTATAAAAACATTTTCCAGGCCTCTACATACAAATAGAAATTTTTCCATTTCCCCTAGCTTGCTGTGCAGAATGCATTCATTGTAACTTCAGCTTTATTTATGACGGTCTTTGCCATTCTTTGCTGTGATTTATTAGTTCCTCCTATACAGCAAAACTTAAAAGAATTACTGATAGGTATGCTGGGATGGCTCATTTATCCTGAATAAAGTGAtcaaatagatttttcttttaattcttggCTTGAGGGTTTCAGAATATAAAGAATATGTGTCCAGGCAACATGGTGCACACCCTAGCACTTGATAGGTGGAGAGAAAACAATCCAGAGTGAAGAGTAACCATTGGTTACATAGCAAGTCAGAGTCAGCAGTGGCCACAGAAGACCATTTAcatttgtctcaaacaaacaaagacaaatgtgAATGGAGATAATAAATTCATGGGATGGCCCAGTTACGGCAATAAACTTTAGgagggttttgtgttttgtttttttccatatttGTAGAGCTAATGTTGAAACAGGCATCTTTCCTAGTTTGGATTTCATGTAAAAGGGGTGATGTTGTTTTTCTTAGCACAATAATGGCCTCCAATCCTTTGTCTTCTGACTCTAGAGTAAACACAACTGTCTGAAAGTATGTtggtgggccagtgagatggctcagtgggtaaagtcactTGCCTTCAAGCCTAAGAACCTGAGTTCCACCCATTACTTAGGATGGGCACGTGAATTCAAGACAAGTGACAGCTTCAATACACATTTACTTCCCTAGAAACCTGTATGTCATCTTTATTCATTAGGGCAGAGAAGGCCTGCTTTAAAGCCATTCTTTCAGCTCAGCTCAGCatttccttttatatatatatatatatatatatatatatatatatatatatatatatatataatttaaaagtattttatcaaCCATTTCTCCTGGGCAGATTTTGCAGAGGATAACAGAATTTCTActtgattttgtattttcaagCCCTAAGTCATCACATGGTTATCATCATGACATTACTTTGGCCATGCCATCAAACACACACTCTAGCTACTAGAATAATCTGCAACGTGTTtcctgaggaaaaataaaaaggtgagATAACTGTCCTGGCTAGGATCCTAGTCATCCTTCAACTTTTACCACAGTCAGTCATGCTTATGACCCTTTCCTTAGATTTCTAGAAGAAATTCACATGGGAGGAGTGTCTtggtttcctgttgctgtgataaaacaccatgaccaaaagtaacttgaggaggaaagggtttgacTTACATATCCCAGGCCGTATAGTCCATTGAGGAAAGCCAAGACATGAACTGAAGCGGAGACCAGGACCACTTACCCAGGCATGgcacccacaatgagctgagccctcccacaccaatcattaatcaagaaaaggccccacaggcttgcctgcaggccaatctgCTAGAAGCATTCTTAGGTGAGGTTCCTTCCTCCAAGATGACTTGTGTCACGTTGACCAAAAAGACTAAGCAGTGCAAATGAGACATGAACTAAATAAACAAGTTATTTCAGTGAAGCTGTGATGAGTAAGACTGTTACAGTTAGTCATGGTGAACTAATGTCCCTAGTGAGACTACCTAGAACAGCCTAGAAAACGCTGTGCTAGTTAGCTCTTTTGTTGCTTAGACAAatactagggggaaaaaaaacttgggaaacagtttattttggtTCCATTTCAATGGTCTCAACCCAAAGTCTGCAGATTCTCCTGGTTTGTGCCTGAGGGAAGTCAGAAGTGTCATGAGGACAGGAGCATGCACAGAGACTTATGCACTGAGACTCCTCACCCCACATAACTCAATCAGAACCACccagaggaaggagctggagatAAGCACCCGGTGACCACCTTCTTCCAGCTAGGCCTCAACTAAAGTTTCTACTACCTCCCAGACAATACACCCACCAGAGACCAAGCCTCCAACACGGGAGCCTTTGCAGGAACGTTTCCTATTTAAGCCACGACAAACACCATGCAAGTCATTTCAAAACATTGCAGTTTCTGAAGCTATTCAGAGTGTTGGGGGATCTCCTCTGGAGCTtccctctccaaaccccaccctcagAAAGCCTGCCAAAGGTCAGCTCCTCCCCTAagggctgctcaagaccatgcctaTGGGGTATTTAAGACTTGGTTTGGTCTTTTGTTGTTTCTctattctgttttgtcttttattgattttttttctaaaaagagagagaagggaggcttggagttggatgggtggggaagtagggaggaactgggaggagatgaaggaggggaaattgtgatcagaatatactgaatgaaaataactattttcaatataaaagaaGACTCATAAATTTAGAAAGCGATGGAATCCTTCCTTTAGTGAATTAAACTTCTTTTTTTCGGAACAGAATAGTgtgaaaattttttatttcaagcaAATTTTAATCTCTGGGCCTCCATTTTATCACCTAtgtggaaaaaaaaccaaaaaacaaaaaacaaaaacaaacaaacaaacaaaaaaaccaaccatgaaggagccaggcatggtagcccacacctgcaatcccagcatttggaaggaggaagatggggtgttcagtgtcatccttggctacatggtgagtcgGAAGACAGCCTgcgctacatgagatcctgtctcagaaataaaagcaaacgAAAATGCTAGAAAGTTTCTCTGAGCCACATAGTCACCTTGCTCTCTAAAATTGGGGGAGTTAAACATTGACCATGCTTGAAAGAAGCCATTCCTCCATgttaaatctgtgtgtgtgtgtgtgtgtgtgtgtgtgtgtgtgtgtgtgtgtgtatacatgtatatatgtggaaGCCCCAGTCAACATCAGGTCTCTTCTTCCACTGCCCTCCACCTTGTatactgagacagggtttctaactGAAGCTGGAGTCCATCAATTGGCTGAGGTGCTCAGAGGACCCTGTGActcacttccccagcactggaattacagaccctgtgctaccatgcccagcttttgttcGTTTTCATGGATATtgaggatctaaactcaggtgtgtgtgtgtgtgtgtgtgtgtgtgtgtgtgtgtgtgtgtgtgtgtgtgtgaattcatgtCACAGGGTCGAGAAGAgagtgtcagaacccctggagcaaaagctacaggcagttgtgagtcaacCACCATGGGTGcttgggagtcaaactcaggtcttctgcaagaacagctcttaactactgagccatctatccaccCCCTTGTGCTAATCCTAAAGACAGCATTGTTTCTCCTAACAGGCAGAACTCCTAACAGAATGTGAAATAGGAAGGATTATATTCCTCAGGAGTACCCTCCTCTTTGACCAGATCCTTCCTCAGGCAGCCCTCAAAGTGGCTGACACGGCATTTCGGAAGAGCTGCCAGGACAATGCCTGCCTAGAACAGCTCCTTCCAGCTCCCCAGCTCTTAAGAAGTAGGGTCTCATGGAAGACTCCAAGAAACGTCAAGAGCAGGAAGGAACATGAGGTCAAAAGCCACTGACCAGCCTGGCACAGGTTGGGCTGGTCATTCCCCCTCTTTCAATCTTATTCTCTTCTTTTGTAAAGTTTACATTAGAGTCTCACAGTTTTCAAACCTCAATTTGCGTTTTGTCCATCTCTTGGAAGAGAGTGTTCCTCACACAATCGTTACCATGAATAGATCCAGAAGGGACAAAACACTGGCCACAGCCTTCAGAGACCAGCCAGCAGTGTACCGGAATACAGCCATGGGTAGAGGCTTTTGGCAAACACTCCATGCCTGCCCTATTAAGGGCAGCTTGCCCTATCTAAAGGAGGTGGCTGCTGTTCAGCTCCACACAGTTGTTGCCAGGAGGACAGAGCTggcagtttttaaagaaaaaaaatgtcatttgtgTGTTCTATGTATGTCTGCTCTTTATTATGCCTTgacaataaatttttattaaaatattctgtGTCAGATATGCTGGcaaacacttgtaatcccaacacccaaGAGACGGAAGCAGGCAGAGTGCTTCAAGTCTGAGTCTGTCTTGATCTACGTAGAGAATTTCAGACCACCCAAAGCTGTAATGTCAGCCTttgtcaaaaataacaaaaaataacaaaaaaaaaaaatctgtgtaccAAATAAAACACATCTGTGGTCAGACTTAGGATTTACAGCTCCCAATATAGACAGAGGGTCTTATGTTATAAAAGTTTATTCCTTATGATGCAACATCTCAAGTAGGCTAGTCATTGATTACCCCTTCCACTGAAGATATCTAAACGGAGACCCACAACttgacaatgtgcagagagtgggaGATTTTGGATCACTCCATCCTAAATATGCTGTCTTCATCAAAGCTCttctctcagggctcagggagctctgcagaagaggaggcataaagattctaagagccggaggagatggaggacaccaaggaagcaGGTCTTCCAGACACCCCAGGCCTGATGCATACATGAACTcactatggtggcacacacaaggcctacacaggttcaagccagatgggtcccagcactgagagagggAGCAGACATGGGCTCCCACTGCTAACCAAGAAGTAGCTGCTCCCTACTGGCAAAGGAAAACTCAGATTTCTCCACTGAAGTGTCAGTGGGTATATAAACTTCAGCGTAGGCCTCATTCCTaggcaacacaaaacaaactcaatgggatttttataaactttttgtctcattttgctttgcttgaccattttcttttgtctcattggccttttgcttgtttattttgatttctattttgtgtgggatgtttctgttgtttgttttaaagagagtgagaaaaaaacaaagttgaataggtatggaggtggggggggggatctgggaggaattcagggagagggaaaaacatgatcaaaatatatgaatttttttttcaataagaaagtttttttaaaaagatactgtGTGAAGACTTCTATAAAAATTTTAGGCAAACCTGGAAAAGCAGCTTAGGTTCATGGACCTGTTGGCTCACCCTAAAGAGCTGTGCTTCCCCTTCTGCCTAAGACTAACACCCACAGCCCTTCCTGGGGTTCTCTCTGCAGTTCCAAGTTCTACCCTCAGAAAGGTACTAGAGCTCCAAAAGTAAGAGCTATTACAACACTTCCAGCATCATCCCCTCCCCACTGTAAAAGTGACAGGTAACGTCCAAGGTGAGCCTGACCCAGCAGAGAGCATGTGAGAGAAGACGTAACCACAGGAAGGAACAGTTACAGCCACTCAGCTACTGCCTCTGGACCCAAGCCCCGGCTGTCAGGTGGTAGGACCTGTAGTCACTAATGAGACTGAAGCATGTGACCCTCTGCAGGTGGATCGATTTCCCAGTCCAAGCCAGCTAGCTTTGCTAGGCAAAACATGAGGACTTCAGTTGCTAAGCTTCTGGTTTGACTGGTTCTGgtttgaggaaagaaaacagtctCTGGTCTTCTACCAAGCACATTTATTCTTAAAGTGAGAGGCTCATGAGGGACAATGTAGATATTTACAGCAGAGAACTTATGGATGCTAGCCAAAACTCAAATACAGTCAGAGTGGAGTTATTCCAAAAGTGTTTTTCCAGCATGGCAGATCACATAGGTTAAAATTCACTGCACTCTCTTAACACCCCTCAAAGGACATGCACAATAAAAACAGCAAACATCCCAGGACACCTGCCCTCGGGATCTCACAAAGTGGATTTATGTACATACAAACAGTTCACATTCAAAATAATTCATATCTACTTCTTAAAAAGCATTTTGACTTGAAATTAAAACAGCAAGACAAAAATAGGCATGAGATAGACTGCTACTTTGATGTGCGAGGTACTGGATTCTTGCATTGAGACTCTAGTATCAGTCCCCACCTCAAACTTCACATCAAAAAAAGTGTGGCAGAAAGATGAGTCACCTTCAATATGAAGGATGTGAGCTGTGTACTCTGACAGCATGCCTGGAAATACACTGGAATTTTAGGAGAACACCAGCGAAATTCATGAGTTCTTAGATGGCCATTCGGGTAACCGGTTTAAACAGCTACAGTGTTCTCTGGTTTAATCAAGGCACTGAAAGAGCTGTCTTTAACATGATGTGGAGTCTCTACCTACTGCTAGCCATTGGTGACAGCATGACGGTTGTCAGGCAGCATTCTGTACCAAGTACCCAAGAATGATGCCTTGATCACAAAGTCACTTATCAGGTTAAGACTGCAAAGCTAGATTTGCTTCAACACTCCCCCCAAACATGGTTTCTGATAGACTATGCTTAAACTGAAAGATCTCTGTGTTGTCATCATtacctttgagacagggtcttgtatagcccaggctggcctccaacttttTATATGCCAAGGATGAACTTGAatttctgttcctcctgcctttacccTATCATATGGGATTAGAGGCATATGTTGTCATCCCCAGTTTTATGGTGCTGGGtctggaacctagggcttcatgcatgctaggcaagcaccctaccaactaagctacatctctagccctcAAGATCTTGATTCTTCAGAACTACAGTTCATCTTTCTCCAGTACCATCCAACACCCTTTATTTTTCTATGCAAGAATACATAGAATGGAATTCTTTCCCCTCTTTGAGCTATTTCCTCAAGAGAAACATGTAAAACCCACTTTGAAACACAAGATAACTACATGTTTCCCACCAACGGTTGAATATCGGCCCCTGCTCCCCCTCTGACGTGAGCCTCAGAGCCCTCAGCATGTATACTTCACATTCCTCACACCCTTACCACAGCATCCCATTACCATCAACTGCTCTTAAACCTTTCCTTGTCCAAAGTGAAAGCTAGTGAACTGAAAGGGAAGTGGAAAATGTACCCCCAAAAGGTGTTACTTTTATAAAACTAGTTCCCAGGCTGTTACTTGAACCTCCAAAACAAGACTGGATGGCACCACCCTCAGAGACCCCCAACACTAACTTCTCAAGTGGCTATATTATCTATAGCCAGGCCCCAAGAGCTCACACCTAAACCTACtgaaggaaagtaactaagacttcCTAATATTGAGCAATACAGACCTAGAATCGCATGAGGACTGTGATCAGACAAAGCCAGTACATAGGCTGTCTAACTCATCGATAGGAGGCCAAGTTATCCATTCTcccccagctctgccactctGGGAAGAGGCCACTAGCAAGCCTCGGACTGCCAAAGACCGTGGGTTCTAAGTCGGTCTTAGGTGGTGCCTGTTGGAATGCACAGTCTTGGGGTGCCATCTGTGTCTGCACCCCATCGGGTTTCCACTGTACATGGACAATTCTATAATTCTGCCCCTCATTGTTGTCCCAGAAGACCCTCCCATTAGCGTGGTAAGAAATGCAAAACTCAATTTTCTCCTCAGTTGGAATGACGTGGGGTAAGTCGATGGCAAAGGAGAAGGTGTCGCTGTCTGAGCTGCTGTAAACATTCTTCATGTACACACAGTCCACGTCTGTGTAGGTTTTCCAGGTGTCAAAGGTGATCCGGACCTGAACCTTCTTCTCAAAGCTGATATTTTTCACTTTGACTGTCCCAGTCACTGTCCGCTCTTGCAAAGAGCAGTTCTCTAGGCAGACCAAGTTCTTCTGAAAGCGGTCCCGGAAACTTAAGTAATCAGATGAAGGCTGGGGGAAATCAAAAACCAAATTTTTCTCCTCATGAAGTTTTAAGCTGGATGAGATATCGTTAAGGTCCAAGAGATCAAACTGCAGGTCCCACGCAGGGTCTTCCGGGAGGTCAGAGAAGACGTGGATAGCAGTGAGCGACAGCCCCTTGGAGTCGGCAAACACGACCCGCTTCTTGGCTTGGTCATGCGGGGCCTTCCATTCATTCTGCGATTTGGCTTCCTGCTTGACATTGAGACATGGTTTCAAAGGCTTCAATTTATTCACAAAATTTCTTCGTTGAAAGACGTTGTTAGGACCCAGGAAACTCTTCAGAGGTGGTGAATGAGCCAAGCAAATCCTCATGGCCACATCCATTGGCATGACTGAACTTGTCAAAGGACGGGGGTCCAGCACATGGATCATTCTGGAATGGAAAAGCAAGAGGCGTGATATCACCAAGAGCTGGAGCAGGCTGGCCCTGGTCTCACATGCAAATGCACTAGTTGCAGCGAGGGCAGGAATGGGGACGAGTAAACACATGAGGATGAGGTGAACACTCAGGTGATTAGATCTGAAGTCTGGCTCTGTGCTTGGCAGGCTACTGGACCGTGTGTAGACCCCCTGAGACACTCAGAGTGGTGCATTTTCCCCATCTGAGAAATAAGAGGGTTGGATCCAGTGATGTCTGACACGGCTCTGAGGAATATCTGCTCTGTTCTGGGTCAGTGGTTCTTAAACCTATCGGGTCAACATGACCTAAGGGATTTCTTtccttcagaggaaaaaaaaatcagattcctGGGACTTAGAAGCACTAGAGTGGAGCCTCATAGTGTGGTGTCAACAGGTAAAAATGTACTGAAAACTCCCTCAGAGAGTCTCTTGACCAGACAGTTCTTCCATAGCCATAGGCCTAGGCAGACCCCCTTGCTCCTTCTGGCTGCTATGTCTTATTTTACTCTTAAATCTGTTTTACTTCTCTGGAGAAGCAATCCACTTGAAAAGAGATAAATgaagcaattttttaaatgtcgTGTGGTTCTTAGGTGAAGTCAGAATGACTTTTGTATTACACCAAGTTCATACAAATTTTTCACAAATGACCGATTGCAACACCAGCCAACAACTCATATACTAAAGGGAAAAATCTTTAATAACTTGCATCTCATATAGAAAGACTACGTGTAAATGGAAAAGCTGGCTGCCAAGATAACAGATATACTCATTCTGTCCAATAATAACCACTTTACTATATCCCTGTCTTGTAATCTGctgtatacattatatacacaaaataacatgtatttttaaaaactgataacCTGAGAattaaaccattttaaaatacatagtaGGTATATGAATTTATAAATCCTGGAAAACTTTACTGGGAAAAAGACTAAAATGTTAATCATCTTTGCGTGACAGAACTACACAATCTACTGGTTTTGTGCTTCTTTGGTGTTTTCTATTGTTTGGGCAAGTGGTATTTACAAgtagaaatacaaaaacaatatttaatataaaatcaaGAATCGTCCACCAAGATTTTTTTCtggcctttccttttctctcacacTATGCTGACACCCTTATGAAATTAGGATTTTCCAATTTCAACCCTATAGATGAGAGACACATGAAATATAGTAGGTGccatttttctaattatttattcttaaacAGTTTATGCttgtatataacatattttgatcagagagagagagaaagagtctgGCTTGAAGAATATTCTTCACGGCCGCGCTAAGCACAGCACACTGGCAAATGGGTATCATCACAAAGTGGACGTTAAATAATGTATACAGAACTCACTTTAACAGCTCTAGGAGTTTTTCTGACAGGATTACTTCCAGAAGACAAAAGCTCAAACTGTATTTGTCTAACAACGGTTAACAGGCAGGATTTGATGAGGGAGAATTCTTGGACTAAGTCACAACTGGAGACACAACCAAATTGCATGGGATGTTCTTGGTTGCCTGgtcgtttttatttttttttttgtgggggggtgttatttgttttttcactTCTGCATTTATAGAAAATTTTAGTATCGGCCTGTTGGAATTCTAAGTCCCGGCCAAGAGTTAAAAATGGTAGTTTGCTCAGACTCTGAGACTGAGTTTTCTATGACAAACCAAGATAAGGCAAGTGGGAGGAACGAATGAATGCAAAAC
Protein-coding regions in this window:
- the Ppp1r3c gene encoding protein phosphatase 1 regulatory subunit 3C yields the protein MSCTRMIHVLDPRPLTSSVMPMDVAMRICLAHSPPLKSFLGPNNVFQRRNFVNKLKPLKPCLNVKQEAKSQNEWKAPHDQAKKRVVFADSKGLSLTAIHVFSDLPEDPAWDLQFDLLDLNDISSSLKLHEEKNLVFDFPQPSSDYLSFRDRFQKNLVCLENCSLQERTVTGTVKVKNISFEKKVQVRITFDTWKTYTDVDCVYMKNVYSSSDSDTFSFAIDLPHVIPTEEKIEFCISYHANGRVFWDNNEGQNYRIVHVQWKPDGVQTQMAPQDCAFQQAPPKTDLEPTVFGSPRLASGLFPEWQSWGRMDNLASYR